Proteins encoded by one window of Mycolicibacterium cosmeticum:
- the mdlC gene encoding benzoylformate decarboxylase — translation MASTVHEVTYDLLRTLGLTTVFGNPGSTEQTFLRDFPDDFTYVLGLQEASVLAMADGFAQSTGQPALVNLHTAAGTGNAMGSLVAAYRANTPLIVTAGQQTREMSLCDPYLNNPDATMMPQPWVKWAYEPARAEDVPAAFMRAYAVATQPPAGPVFLSIPLDDWNKPALGAAVVRTVSRRVQPDTERLTEFADRISRAKRPLLVLGPEVDRAGAWDAGVAFAEKLRAPVRGSALSDRCSFPEDHPLYRGPLPLTIAGVSDALAGYDLVIVIGAQVFRYYPYVAGDYLPEGTAVLQVTADPHLAATAPVGDSLIGDPRVVLEQLLHLVQDPADREPPASPARTPSADLPMASSPLASNDVYAALSAVKPEDAAVVMESTSTLADLLTWWPTRRPGSFFATGSGGIGWGVPAAVGIALGDRARGVQRTVVASIGDGSFQYSIQAIWTAAQHKLPVVFVVHRNGEYAILKSFALLEETPGVPGLDLPGLDIGALATGFGCRTATVDGTEGLIREFKAALAADGPTVLVVPTQPQLPFLG, via the coding sequence ATGGCCAGCACCGTCCACGAGGTCACCTACGACCTGCTCCGAACATTGGGTTTGACCACGGTATTCGGCAACCCCGGTTCCACCGAACAGACTTTTCTGCGGGACTTCCCGGACGACTTCACGTACGTGCTCGGCTTGCAGGAGGCCTCGGTGCTGGCGATGGCCGATGGCTTCGCCCAATCGACCGGGCAACCCGCCCTGGTCAATCTGCACACCGCAGCGGGCACCGGCAACGCGATGGGCAGCCTCGTCGCGGCGTACCGGGCGAATACACCGCTGATCGTCACCGCCGGCCAACAGACGCGGGAAATGTCTTTGTGCGACCCGTATCTGAACAATCCCGACGCCACGATGATGCCGCAGCCGTGGGTCAAGTGGGCCTATGAGCCCGCGCGCGCCGAGGATGTCCCCGCGGCATTCATGAGGGCCTACGCGGTGGCCACCCAACCGCCGGCCGGTCCGGTGTTCCTGTCCATTCCGCTCGACGACTGGAACAAACCGGCGCTGGGCGCCGCGGTGGTCAGAACGGTCAGCCGGCGGGTCCAGCCGGACACCGAACGGCTGACCGAATTCGCCGACCGGATCAGCCGGGCCAAGCGGCCCTTGCTGGTGCTGGGGCCCGAGGTGGACCGAGCGGGTGCCTGGGATGCGGGCGTCGCCTTCGCCGAGAAGTTGCGCGCCCCGGTCCGCGGCAGCGCACTGTCGGACCGCTGCTCGTTCCCGGAAGATCACCCCCTCTACCGCGGTCCGCTTCCGCTGACCATCGCGGGGGTCAGCGACGCCCTCGCCGGGTACGACCTGGTGATCGTGATCGGTGCGCAGGTGTTCCGGTACTACCCCTACGTCGCCGGGGACTACCTGCCCGAAGGCACGGCCGTACTGCAGGTCACCGCCGACCCGCACCTCGCCGCGACCGCACCGGTGGGTGACAGCCTGATCGGCGATCCACGCGTGGTGCTCGAACAGCTACTGCACCTGGTTCAGGACCCGGCGGACCGAGAGCCTCCCGCGAGTCCGGCCAGGACGCCCAGTGCCGACCTTCCCATGGCCTCCTCGCCACTGGCGTCCAACGACGTGTACGCGGCGCTCAGCGCGGTCAAGCCCGAGGACGCTGCGGTCGTCATGGAGTCGACCTCCACGTTGGCCGACCTGCTCACGTGGTGGCCGACCCGGCGTCCGGGCAGCTTCTTCGCCACCGGAAGCGGTGGCATCGGCTGGGGAGTGCCGGCGGCGGTGGGGATCGCCCTCGGGGATCGGGCCCGTGGGGTGCAGCGGACTGTTGTCGCCTCGATCGGTGACGGTTCGTTCCAGTACTCGATCCAGGCCATCTGGACGGCGGCACAGCACAAGCTTCCCGTGGTGTTCGTGGTTCACCGCAACGGCGAGTACGCCATCCTCAAGTCGTTCGCGCTGCTGGAGGAAACGCCCGGCGTCCCCGGACTGGACCTGCCTGGGCTCGATATCGGAGCCTTGGCAACGGGTTTCGGATGCCGAACGGCGACAGTGGATGGCACGGAGGGCCTCATCCGCGAGTTCAAGGCCGCCCTGGCGGCCGACGGGCCCACGGTCCTGGTGGTGCCGACCCAGCCGCAACTGCCATTTTTGGGGTGA
- a CDS encoding DUF5709 domain-containing protein has translation MSSPDSPEETAGLYSVDDDDQLPQEDTLLDRGVDDLLDEGYSPPEKWQEPRDHDTLDEFLAAEVPDPAMVLDDDYVPDEQAGDDEVGDVRSGRLVAPDEGFGVDDEKDLIGTDVGIDGGAASAEEAAVHVIDD, from the coding sequence ATGAGTAGTCCAGATTCGCCCGAAGAGACCGCAGGCCTGTACAGCGTGGACGACGACGATCAGCTGCCCCAGGAGGACACCCTGCTCGATCGCGGTGTCGACGATCTGCTCGACGAGGGCTACTCGCCGCCGGAGAAGTGGCAGGAGCCCCGCGATCACGACACGCTCGACGAGTTCCTGGCCGCCGAGGTGCCCGACCCGGCGATGGTGCTGGACGACGACTACGTCCCCGACGAGCAGGCCGGCGACGACGAGGTGGGCGACGTGCGCTCCGGTCGGCTGGTGGCCCCCGACGAAGGATTCGGTGTCGACGACGAGAAGGATCTGATCGGCACCGACGTCGGGATCGACGGTGGGGCGGCCTCCGCGGAGGAAGCCGCCGTGCACGTCATCGACGACTGA
- a CDS encoding tautomerase family protein has protein sequence MPVYTCTTVRSTLSADTKADLAAEVTRIHSMINHVPGTYVNVVFHELAPDEVYTGGHPAQPLLINGWVRTGHPEAQSSQLVAEIAAAATRVTGVPAERVLVVIQNSPAHFAIEGGRVLPAPGEEEAWLREQKDTD, from the coding sequence ATGCCGGTCTACACCTGCACGACAGTGCGATCGACGTTGAGCGCGGACACCAAAGCCGACCTCGCGGCGGAAGTCACCCGCATCCATTCGATGATCAATCACGTTCCGGGCACGTACGTCAACGTCGTCTTCCACGAGCTCGCCCCAGACGAGGTCTATACCGGTGGGCATCCCGCCCAGCCGCTGCTGATCAACGGATGGGTCCGCACGGGCCATCCCGAAGCCCAAAGCAGCCAGTTGGTCGCGGAAATCGCTGCTGCCGCGACGCGGGTCACCGGCGTCCCCGCCGAGCGGGTGCTGGTGGTCATCCAGAACAGCCCGGCACATTTCGCGATCGAAGGCGGCCGGGTGTTGCCCGCCCCCGGGGAAGAGGAAGCCTGGCTGCGCGAGCAGAAGGACACCGACTGA
- a CDS encoding VOC family protein — protein MTVDEIEVADPPEAWARSGFRVDPGDISRVGGVRIRLAGRDKGSGILGWSLRGIADDGTLDGIATRRSDAAPADPAAHANGVTAIDHIVVASPDLRRTVAALASIGEQPRRERDGELGGRPIRQIFFRFGAVIIEVVGTPGAAGDGPSSLWGITYVVADIDATAAFFGERATPVKDAVQPGRRITTLDHRALGMSVRTAMISRIKLDG, from the coding sequence ATGACCGTCGACGAAATCGAGGTGGCCGATCCACCGGAGGCGTGGGCCCGATCGGGGTTCAGGGTCGATCCCGGCGACATCAGCCGCGTGGGCGGGGTTCGCATCCGACTGGCCGGGCGTGACAAGGGCAGCGGCATCCTCGGATGGTCTTTGCGCGGTATCGCAGACGACGGAACCCTCGACGGCATCGCGACCCGACGCTCGGACGCCGCACCCGCGGATCCGGCCGCACACGCCAACGGCGTCACCGCGATCGACCACATCGTGGTGGCCTCCCCCGATCTGCGGCGGACCGTCGCGGCATTGGCATCGATCGGGGAGCAGCCGCGCCGCGAACGCGACGGCGAACTCGGTGGCCGGCCGATCCGTCAGATCTTCTTCCGCTTCGGAGCGGTGATCATCGAGGTGGTCGGCACGCCGGGGGCCGCCGGCGACGGACCGTCATCGCTGTGGGGCATCACCTACGTCGTCGCCGATATCGACGCGACCGCCGCGTTCTTCGGTGAGCGCGCCACCCCGGTCAAGGACGCGGTGCAGCCGGGACGCCGGATCACCACACTCGATCACCGCGCGCTCGGAATGTCGGTTCGGACGGCGATGATCTCGCGAATTAAGCTCGACGGGTGA
- a CDS encoding FAD-binding oxidoreductase has translation MSRTAVQIERFAAAAAAHADVTTDLGTLAERGRDFWGVGGVADLLLRPHGRDAIAPIMRLAARHTVAIVPRGGASNCSGGMMPTAGRALLDLSGLDQILHIDIENRCARVEPGVINADLQAALAPHGLCFSPDPVSAHLASVAGNIIENAGGPHALKYGVTYNHVLSVDVVLPDGSAVTFRADDDGPDLLGVLIGSEGTLGIITEATVALRPVAEVTHSLMGAFASAREAADTIAAIIATGVVPAAVEWLDRAGIAGLQQFYETGYPLDADSIVLIDVDGTAAEVAHEQAVVERVLRARATEVRVAESAPDRDALWYGRLNAPNSVVQSGRGFFIGDVTVPRDRIPEMQEAIQTTAARHRDGLLFIAVCGHAGDGDLHPTTFYDKDNPLAASALEAANNEIIEAALQLGGTITGEHGVGTEKIPFMTKRFTDVEIAAQRAIKTAFDPAGLLNPGVMLPDRTPDDPDATAFTAAVRAALKKELVPDPDAPLTTGDNTDMTANLGNLSLVLGADAVIESVNRYLDEHGITCSAIPRAGAERTVGELVATATGAERDRIRHALLGADVTVVDGHRPARFGAETMKDVAGYDTKRLYIGARGAFGAFRTLIFKVSVKI, from the coding sequence ATGTCGAGAACCGCTGTGCAGATCGAACGGTTCGCGGCGGCCGCCGCCGCCCACGCCGATGTGACCACCGACCTGGGCACGCTCGCCGAACGCGGCCGCGACTTCTGGGGTGTCGGGGGAGTGGCGGACCTGCTGTTGCGCCCGCACGGCCGGGACGCCATCGCACCGATCATGCGGCTGGCCGCCCGACACACGGTCGCGATCGTGCCGCGCGGTGGAGCGTCGAACTGTTCGGGCGGCATGATGCCGACCGCGGGGCGGGCACTGCTCGATCTGTCCGGTCTCGATCAGATCTTGCACATCGATATCGAGAATCGTTGTGCCCGTGTAGAGCCTGGTGTGATCAACGCCGACCTGCAAGCGGCGCTGGCCCCACACGGCTTGTGCTTCTCGCCCGATCCCGTGTCGGCGCACCTGGCCAGCGTGGCCGGCAACATCATCGAAAACGCCGGTGGACCGCACGCGTTGAAGTACGGGGTCACCTACAACCACGTCCTGAGCGTCGACGTCGTCCTGCCGGACGGTTCGGCAGTCACCTTCCGCGCCGACGACGACGGCCCCGATCTGCTCGGTGTCCTCATCGGCTCGGAAGGAACCCTGGGGATCATCACCGAAGCCACGGTCGCGCTGCGGCCGGTCGCCGAGGTCACCCACAGTCTGATGGGTGCGTTCGCCAGCGCCCGGGAAGCCGCCGATACCATCGCGGCGATCATCGCCACCGGTGTGGTGCCCGCCGCGGTCGAGTGGTTGGACAGAGCGGGAATCGCTGGGCTGCAACAGTTCTATGAAACCGGCTATCCACTGGACGCGGATTCCATCGTGCTCATCGATGTCGACGGGACCGCAGCGGAGGTGGCGCACGAGCAAGCGGTCGTGGAACGGGTGTTGCGCGCACGGGCAACCGAGGTGCGGGTCGCCGAGAGTGCGCCGGACCGCGACGCGCTGTGGTACGGCCGGCTCAACGCCCCCAACTCGGTGGTGCAGAGCGGCAGAGGCTTTTTCATCGGTGATGTCACGGTGCCGCGCGACCGAATCCCGGAGATGCAGGAAGCCATCCAAACCACCGCGGCACGACACCGCGACGGGTTGTTGTTCATCGCGGTGTGCGGGCACGCCGGTGACGGCGACCTCCACCCCACGACGTTCTATGACAAGGACAACCCGCTGGCTGCGTCCGCCCTGGAGGCAGCCAACAACGAGATCATCGAAGCTGCATTGCAATTGGGTGGGACGATCACCGGTGAGCATGGTGTCGGAACCGAGAAGATCCCGTTCATGACCAAGCGCTTCACCGACGTGGAGATCGCCGCGCAGCGGGCTATCAAGACTGCGTTCGATCCCGCCGGACTGCTCAATCCCGGGGTGATGCTGCCGGACCGTACTCCTGACGACCCCGACGCCACTGCCTTCACCGCCGCAGTCCGTGCCGCTCTCAAGAAAGAACTGGTCCCCGACCCCGACGCTCCGCTCACCACCGGTGACAACACCGACATGACGGCCAACCTCGGCAACCTCAGTCTGGTTCTCGGCGCGGACGCCGTGATCGAGTCGGTGAACCGCTATCTCGACGAGCACGGCATCACCTGTAGCGCGATTCCGCGCGCAGGCGCAGAGCGCACCGTCGGCGAACTCGTCGCCACCGCAACCGGCGCCGAGCGCGACCGCATCAGGCACGCTCTTCTCGGTGCCGACGTCACCGTGGTCGACGGACACCGCCCCGCCAGATTCGGCGCCGAAACCATGAAGGATGTCGCCGGATACGACACCAAGCGGCTCTATATCGGTGCGCGCGGTGCGTTCGGCGCGTTCCGGACGTTGATTTTCAAGGTCAGCGTCAAGATCTGA
- a CDS encoding MPT63 family protein — MKLTYRAAGVVALAVSLGAMGAGTASAIDNIKPFGQQEIIDSGGSAIGYTVSGLRPSSDAIPYPVAGQLYEATVTVDAVRGAVSPVVPFFNARAENGASYRVLANVFTPQGLSGGTVLPGESSTGKLYFDVVGDAPNSVVYNNGEHDLLGWVRVDGAPDMTPPPGSDFSSELVPAPAESVVPGSTGPDFTSPGVTAPDQNGLDEITAIEGPNEGTHAEAGHH, encoded by the coding sequence ATGAAGCTCACCTATCGCGCGGCAGGGGTGGTGGCACTGGCGGTCTCGCTGGGCGCCATGGGTGCCGGCACGGCATCGGCGATCGACAACATCAAGCCGTTCGGGCAGCAGGAAATCATCGACAGTGGGGGATCGGCGATCGGCTACACCGTTTCCGGTCTGCGGCCGAGTTCGGACGCGATCCCGTACCCGGTTGCCGGGCAGTTGTACGAGGCCACGGTCACCGTCGATGCGGTGCGGGGTGCGGTCAGTCCCGTCGTGCCCTTCTTCAATGCGCGCGCCGAGAACGGCGCCAGCTACCGGGTGCTGGCCAACGTCTTCACGCCGCAGGGGCTCAGTGGCGGAACCGTGCTTCCGGGCGAAAGCTCCACGGGCAAACTGTATTTCGATGTCGTCGGCGACGCGCCCAACAGCGTCGTCTATAACAACGGCGAGCACGATCTGCTCGGCTGGGTCCGGGTGGACGGGGCCCCGGATATGACGCCGCCGCCCGGGAGCGATTTCTCGTCCGAGCTGGTACCGGCGCCTGCCGAGAGCGTCGTGCCCGGATCCACCGGCCCGGACTTCACCAGTCCCGGTGTGACCGCCCCGGATCAGAACGGTTTGGACGAGATCACCGCCATCGAGGGGCCGAACGAGGGCACGCACGCCGAAGCGGGGCATCACTAG
- a CDS encoding MFS transporter → MTRSIARPHRPPSVVAPDPTVRWLAVFALALGGFGIGTTEFVAMGLLPDIAASLHVSEPTAGHVISAYALGVVIGAPLIAALTARVNRKTLVLALMTLFTLGNLASVFAPSYGTLVAARFVAGIPHGAFFGIAALVAAHLMGPQNRAKAVAHVLTGLTVATVVGVPVASALGQHFGWRSAFGLVVAIGLVTLTAIWFWVPNLRSMHVTSPLTELGALRRVQVWLALLVGMVGFGGMFAVYTYVATTMTDVAGLPRALVPLALMAFGLGMVIGNLAGGRMADISVVRGLYLSISALGVVLALFVLAANNPWTALVGLFLIGAAGSAIGPALQTRLMDVAHDAQTLAAALNHSALNIANATGAWIGGVVIAAGYGYTAPAAAGALLTLAGLAVLTLSVALQRTTRRRAALSAQ, encoded by the coding sequence GTGACCCGATCCATCGCCCGGCCGCACCGGCCACCGTCCGTCGTCGCACCCGATCCGACCGTGCGCTGGCTGGCCGTCTTCGCGCTGGCGCTGGGCGGTTTCGGCATCGGCACCACGGAGTTCGTGGCCATGGGCCTGCTGCCCGATATCGCCGCGAGCTTGCACGTCTCCGAGCCGACCGCCGGGCATGTCATCTCCGCGTACGCCCTCGGCGTGGTGATCGGCGCCCCGCTCATCGCGGCGCTGACGGCCCGGGTGAACCGCAAGACGCTGGTACTGGCCTTGATGACGCTCTTCACGCTGGGCAACTTGGCCAGCGTGTTCGCCCCGAGCTACGGCACGCTGGTGGCCGCCCGGTTCGTGGCGGGCATCCCGCACGGCGCCTTCTTCGGCATCGCCGCACTCGTGGCCGCGCACCTGATGGGCCCGCAGAACCGGGCCAAGGCCGTCGCCCACGTGCTGACCGGTCTGACCGTGGCGACCGTGGTGGGCGTGCCCGTCGCGTCGGCCCTCGGGCAGCACTTCGGCTGGCGCAGCGCCTTCGGCCTGGTGGTGGCCATCGGGCTGGTGACCCTGACCGCCATCTGGTTCTGGGTGCCCAACCTGCGCTCCATGCACGTGACCAGCCCGCTCACCGAGCTGGGCGCGCTGCGCCGGGTTCAGGTGTGGCTGGCTTTGCTGGTCGGGATGGTGGGCTTCGGCGGCATGTTCGCCGTGTACACCTACGTCGCCACCACCATGACCGACGTCGCCGGGCTGCCGCGCGCCCTGGTCCCGCTGGCGCTGATGGCCTTCGGGCTCGGGATGGTGATCGGCAACCTGGCCGGCGGCCGGATGGCCGATATCTCGGTGGTCCGCGGGCTGTACCTGTCCATCAGCGCGCTCGGCGTGGTGCTGGCCCTGTTCGTGCTGGCCGCTAACAACCCGTGGACCGCACTGGTGGGTCTGTTCCTCATCGGCGCCGCGGGATCGGCGATCGGGCCCGCCCTGCAGACCCGGCTGATGGACGTGGCGCACGACGCCCAGACGCTGGCCGCCGCGCTCAACCACTCGGCGCTCAACATCGCCAACGCCACCGGTGCGTGGATCGGCGGTGTGGTGATCGCCGCGGGTTACGGCTACACCGCTCCCGCGGCGGCGGGCGCCCTGCTGACGCTGGCCGGCTTGGCGGTGCTGACGCTCTCCGTCGCCCTGCAGCGCACCACTCGTCGCCGAGCGGCCCTGTCTGCACAGTGA
- the rnhA gene encoding ribonuclease HI yields MTHPVIIHTDGGCRPNPGPGGWGAVLRHREHVREMCGGDAGQTSNNRMELTAPIMALEALTRPVPVHLYTDSTYVRNGITKWVLGWERNGWLTAAKEPVKNVDLWQRLQAACARHEVEWFWVKGHSGVGDNELADALATRGMQEAIEAGRATLIR; encoded by the coding sequence GTGACCCACCCCGTGATCATCCACACCGACGGCGGATGCCGGCCGAACCCGGGTCCCGGCGGCTGGGGCGCGGTGCTGCGGCATCGCGAGCACGTCCGCGAGATGTGCGGCGGCGACGCCGGCCAGACGAGCAACAACCGGATGGAACTGACCGCGCCCATCATGGCGTTGGAGGCGTTGACCCGCCCCGTGCCGGTGCACCTTTACACCGACAGCACCTACGTGCGCAACGGAATCACCAAGTGGGTGCTGGGCTGGGAGCGCAACGGCTGGCTGACCGCCGCCAAGGAGCCGGTGAAGAACGTCGATCTGTGGCAGCGGCTGCAGGCGGCGTGCGCACGGCACGAGGTCGAATGGTTCTGGGTGAAAGGCCATTCGGGAGTGGGCGACAACGAGTTGGCCGACGCGCTGGCGACCAGGGGCATGCAGGAAGCCATCGAAGCCGGCCGCGCAACGCTGATCCGCTGA
- a CDS encoding ROK family transcriptional regulator, whose protein sequence is MATAGDVFTLIRERGETTRADITAVTGLSRTAVAARLAALIDAGLVLEGEQAPSTGGRPAIPVSFNTHAGVVLSVAVGISRTRLAVCDLAGTILRLSDIDQEVALGPDDLMPDVVKGLDVLLEDHPSATVYGIGLSLPGPVDRERGCSRDSPILPGWDRVALRPYFAERFDAIPVILGNDANAIALAERGGELEGHSDLLVLKASTGLGAGIIAGGALQRGASGAAGEFGHNKIAAAKGRPCRCGDTGCLETVAGGWAIVHELQQRGYTVRHLRDVIELAIGGDPEARRMIRDSGRYVGEGIAPAVNLLNPKVLVITGDMAGAYDIFVAGLREALYGNATTMATRELEVVASAYGGTAAPVGSAAMALDEVLSARAVDALVAR, encoded by the coding sequence ATGGCCACCGCCGGCGACGTCTTCACCCTGATCAGGGAGCGGGGTGAAACCACGCGCGCCGACATCACCGCCGTCACGGGACTGTCCCGGACCGCGGTGGCCGCCCGCCTCGCGGCCCTCATCGACGCCGGGCTGGTGCTCGAAGGCGAGCAGGCACCGTCGACCGGTGGCCGGCCGGCCATCCCGGTCAGCTTCAACACCCACGCCGGCGTCGTGCTGTCGGTGGCCGTCGGGATCAGCCGGACCCGGCTGGCGGTGTGCGACCTGGCCGGAACGATCCTGCGGCTGTCGGATATCGATCAGGAGGTGGCCCTGGGCCCCGACGATCTGATGCCCGACGTGGTCAAGGGTCTCGATGTGCTGCTCGAGGACCACCCGTCGGCGACGGTGTACGGGATCGGGCTGAGTCTGCCCGGCCCGGTCGACCGCGAGCGCGGCTGCAGTCGGGATTCACCGATCCTGCCGGGCTGGGACCGGGTGGCCCTGCGGCCGTACTTCGCCGAGCGGTTCGACGCGATCCCGGTGATCCTGGGCAACGACGCCAACGCGATCGCGCTCGCCGAGCGGGGCGGCGAACTCGAAGGCCACAGCGACCTGCTGGTGCTCAAGGCTTCGACCGGGCTCGGTGCCGGCATCATCGCCGGCGGTGCCCTGCAGCGCGGTGCCTCCGGCGCCGCAGGTGAATTCGGGCACAACAAGATCGCCGCGGCCAAGGGGCGTCCCTGCCGGTGCGGCGACACCGGATGTCTGGAGACCGTCGCGGGTGGCTGGGCCATCGTGCACGAGTTGCAGCAGCGCGGTTACACCGTCCGGCACCTGCGCGACGTGATCGAGCTGGCCATCGGCGGCGACCCCGAAGCCCGCCGGATGATCCGCGACAGCGGGCGGTACGTGGGCGAGGGCATCGCCCCGGCGGTGAACCTGCTCAACCCCAAGGTGCTCGTCATCACCGGCGATATGGCCGGCGCCTACGACATCTTCGTCGCGGGCTTGCGAGAAGCGTTGTACGGCAACGCAACCACGATGGCCACCCGGGAACTCGAAGTGGTGGCCTCCGCGTACGGCGGCACGGCGGCGCCGGTTGGCAGTGCCGCCATGGCGCTCGACGAGGTGCTCAGCGCGCGCGCCGTCGACGCGCTCGTCGCCCGCTGA